From Vogesella sp. XCS3, the proteins below share one genomic window:
- the pstC gene encoding phosphate ABC transporter permease subunit PstC, giving the protein MENNQYSAHLKRQMLLDSVFRVATRFFAFLVLAMLIGILISLLIGAMPSIRHFGWGFLTSSEWDPVTEQFGAVVPIFGTLITSFIALLIGVPISFGIAIFLTELCPPMLKRPLGIAVELLAGIPSIIYGMWGLFVFAPLFGEHVQPWILENMGDLPVVGFLFQGAPMGIGIFTAGLILAIMVIPFIASVMRDVFEVVPPMLKESAYGLGGTTWEVVRYVVLPYTKTGVVGGIMLGLGRALGETMAVTFVIGNSSIFATGLFEAGNSIASTLANEFAEANGELYLSSLIQLGLILFFITFVVLSCSKLLLLQLKKQEGRSS; this is encoded by the coding sequence ATGGAAAATAATCAGTACTCAGCTCATCTGAAACGCCAGATGCTGCTTGACTCGGTCTTCCGGGTGGCAACCCGCTTCTTTGCCTTCCTTGTGCTGGCCATGCTCATCGGCATCCTGATTTCGCTGCTGATCGGCGCCATGCCGAGCATTCGCCACTTCGGCTGGGGTTTTCTCACCAGTAGCGAGTGGGACCCGGTTACCGAACAGTTTGGTGCTGTAGTACCTATCTTCGGCACACTGATCACCTCGTTTATCGCCCTGCTGATTGGCGTACCCATCAGCTTTGGCATTGCCATCTTCCTGACCGAACTTTGCCCGCCCATGCTGAAACGTCCGCTGGGTATTGCGGTGGAATTGCTGGCAGGTATTCCTTCCATCATTTACGGCATGTGGGGCCTGTTTGTGTTTGCCCCGCTGTTTGGCGAACACGTGCAGCCGTGGATCCTGGAAAACATGGGCGACCTGCCCGTGGTGGGCTTCCTGTTCCAGGGTGCGCCCATGGGTATCGGCATTTTCACCGCAGGCCTGATTCTGGCCATCATGGTGATTCCGTTCATTGCCTCGGTCATGCGCGACGTGTTTGAAGTGGTGCCGCCGATGCTGAAAGAGTCCGCCTACGGCCTGGGCGGCACTACCTGGGAAGTGGTCCGCTACGTGGTACTGCCCTACACCAAAACCGGTGTGGTTGGCGGCATCATGCTGGGCCTGGGTCGCGCCCTGGGTGAAACCATGGCGGTCACCTTTGTTATCGGTAACTCGTCCATTTTCGCTACCGGCCTGTTTGAAGCTGGCAACTCGATTGCCTCTACCCTGGCGAACGAGTTTGCCGAGGCGAACGGTGAACTGTATCTGTCCTCGCTGATCCAGCTGGGTCTGATCCTGTTCTTTATTACCTTTGTCGTGCTGTCCTGCTCCAAGCTGCTGTTGCTGCAGCTGAAAAAGCAGGAAGGCCGCTCTTCCTGA
- the pstS gene encoding phosphate ABC transporter substrate-binding protein PstS, whose translation MKHTTRLVATLAFSGFVAGHAFAADITGAGATFPYPLYAKWAEAYKAKTNNNMNYQSIGSGGGIKQIQSKTVDFGASDMPLKPEELDKAGLTQFPTVIGGVVPVINVPGVSAGQLKMTGPLLADIYLGKVANWNDAAIAKLNPGVKLPDQKITVVRRSDGSGTTFIFTNYLSKVSPEWNSTIGANSAVKWTVGVGGKGNEGVANYVTRIKGAIGYVEYAYAKQNKIAHTQMQNASGAYVNPDDSTFKAAAANADWAKAPGFYLILTNQPGKDTWPLSGATFILMHKKQDKPVQGQEALKFFDWAYTNGDATANQLDYVPMPANVKTTIRNSWKQITDASGAPIWK comes from the coding sequence ATGAAACACACTACCCGCCTGGTCGCCACTCTGGCTTTTTCCGGTTTTGTAGCAGGCCACGCGTTTGCGGCAGATATCACTGGCGCCGGCGCAACCTTCCCGTACCCGCTGTACGCCAAATGGGCAGAAGCTTACAAAGCCAAGACCAACAACAACATGAACTACCAGTCCATCGGCTCTGGTGGTGGTATTAAACAAATCCAGTCCAAAACCGTCGATTTCGGCGCCTCCGACATGCCGCTGAAACCGGAAGAACTGGATAAAGCCGGCCTGACCCAGTTCCCGACCGTTATTGGTGGCGTGGTACCGGTAATCAACGTGCCAGGCGTGAGCGCTGGCCAACTAAAAATGACCGGCCCGCTGCTGGCTGACATTTATCTTGGCAAAGTCGCTAACTGGAACGATGCTGCCATCGCCAAGCTGAACCCGGGCGTCAAGCTGCCAGACCAGAAAATTACTGTGGTACGCCGCTCTGACGGCTCCGGCACGACCTTTATCTTCACCAACTACCTGTCCAAAGTATCGCCAGAATGGAACAGCACCATCGGCGCAAACTCCGCAGTGAAGTGGACTGTCGGTGTGGGCGGTAAAGGTAACGAAGGTGTGGCCAACTATGTAACCCGCATCAAGGGTGCGATCGGCTACGTTGAATACGCTTACGCCAAGCAGAACAAGATTGCCCATACCCAGATGCAGAACGCCTCCGGTGCCTACGTCAACCCGGATGACAGCACCTTCAAGGCGGCTGCGGCCAACGCTGACTGGGCCAAGGCACCAGGCTTCTACCTGATTCTGACCAACCAGCCAGGCAAAGACACTTGGCCGCTGTCTGGCGCCACCTTCATCCTGATGCACAAGAAACAGGACAAACCGGTGCAAGGCCAGGAAGCACTGAAGTTCTTCGACTGGGCTTACACCAACGGTGACGCCACAGCTAACCAGCTGGACTACGTACCAATGCCGGCTAATGTGAAGACAACCATTCGCAATAGCTGGAAACAGATCACTGACGCCTCCGGCGCCCCGATCTGGAAATAA
- the tpiA gene encoding triose-phosphate isomerase encodes MDSKLVIGNWKMNGRTAANQALVAGMLADADINRAGVGIAAPDIYLSQLATMLQGSQMAVAAQDASRFAADGAFTGETSAAMLADIGCRYVLVGHSERRQYFAEDNAVLSAKLQSVVAAGMVPVLCVGETLAQREAGQVEVVIGQQLEALAAIKGQHYVVAYEPVWAIGTGKVATIEQIDEVHKQILDVVLQCYGASDSIRVLYGGSVKADNADAILSLASVGGALVGGASLEVNGFGKICQAAKKLI; translated from the coding sequence ATGGATAGCAAGCTGGTAATTGGCAACTGGAAGATGAACGGGCGGACTGCGGCCAACCAGGCCTTGGTGGCCGGCATGCTGGCGGATGCCGACATCAATCGTGCCGGTGTGGGTATTGCTGCGCCTGACATCTATCTTTCACAGCTGGCAACTATGCTGCAGGGCAGCCAGATGGCCGTGGCAGCGCAAGACGCCAGCCGTTTTGCTGCTGATGGTGCATTTACCGGCGAGACCAGTGCCGCCATGCTGGCCGATATTGGCTGTCGCTACGTATTGGTAGGTCATTCCGAGCGTCGCCAGTACTTTGCAGAGGATAATGCGGTATTGTCTGCCAAGCTGCAGTCTGTCGTGGCCGCCGGCATGGTGCCGGTATTGTGCGTGGGCGAAACACTGGCGCAGCGTGAAGCAGGCCAGGTTGAAGTAGTGATTGGCCAACAACTCGAAGCACTAGCTGCTATAAAAGGACAGCACTACGTCGTAGCGTACGAGCCAGTCTGGGCGATTGGCACAGGCAAGGTCGCAACTATCGAACAAATAGACGAAGTGCATAAGCAGATCCTGGATGTCGTGTTGCAATGCTATGGTGCGTCTGATAGTATTCGCGTCCTCTACGGCGGAAGCGTAAAGGCAGACAATGCCGACGCAATCCTGTCGCTGGCAAGTGTCGGTGGCGCCTTGGTTGGTGGTGCGTCCCTCGAGGTTAACGGATTTGGCAAGATTTGCCAGGCTGCTAAAAAGTTGATATAG
- the secG gene encoding preprotein translocase subunit SecG: protein MELLNTFALVALLVSALAIIVLVLMQHGKGADMGAAFGSGSSGSLFGASGSANFLSRATAVSAAVFFSMLMLISYLHVANDSKLGVMDSAIEKATSQIPGGAAKGNASGVIPE from the coding sequence ATGGAACTCTTGAATACGTTTGCACTTGTCGCGCTGCTGGTTTCTGCGCTGGCAATTATTGTCCTTGTCTTGATGCAGCATGGCAAGGGGGCTGATATGGGAGCTGCTTTTGGTAGCGGCTCTTCGGGAAGCCTATTTGGTGCAAGTGGTTCCGCTAATTTCCTGAGCAGGGCAACCGCCGTGTCGGCTGCTGTGTTCTTTTCGATGTTGATGTTGATTAGTTACTTGCACGTCGCAAATGATAGCAAGCTTGGCGTAATGGACTCGGCAATCGAAAAAGCGACATCGCAAATCCCGGGCGGTGCTGCTAAGGGTAATGCCTCCGGCGTGATTCCGGAATAA
- the ndhC gene encoding NADH-quinone oxidoreductase subunit A, translated as MLQNYFPILLFVVVGLLVGVGPLVLGWLLAPNRPDPEKLSPYECGFEAFEDARMKFDVRYYLIAILFILFDLEVAFLVPWAVVFKELGVYGFGVMLEFLTVLTLGFIYMWKKGALEWE; from the coding sequence ATGCTGCAAAATTACTTTCCCATTCTGTTGTTTGTCGTCGTCGGCCTCTTGGTCGGGGTAGGTCCGCTGGTTCTGGGCTGGTTGCTCGCTCCTAACAGACCTGATCCTGAGAAACTGTCTCCTTACGAGTGCGGTTTTGAAGCCTTCGAAGACGCACGAATGAAGTTTGATGTCAGGTATTACCTGATAGCCATTCTTTTTATCCTTTTCGATCTCGAGGTCGCATTTCTGGTTCCTTGGGCGGTCGTATTTAAGGAATTGGGCGTGTACGGCTTTGGCGTCATGCTGGAATTCCTGACCGTTCTGACACTTGGCTTTATTTACATGTGGAAAAAAGGAGCGCTGGAATGGGAGTAG
- a CDS encoding NADH-quinone oxidoreductase subunit B family protein has product MGVEGILEKGFVTTTADKLINWTRTGSLWPMTFGLACCAVEMMHAGAARYDLDRFGIVFRPSPRQSDLMIVAGTLCNKMAPALRKVYDQMAEPRWVISMGSCANGGGYYHYSYSVVRGCDRIVPVDVYVPGCPPTAEALLYGIIQLQNKIKRTNTIAR; this is encoded by the coding sequence ATGGGAGTAGAAGGCATTCTCGAAAAGGGTTTTGTCACTACCACTGCTGACAAGCTGATCAACTGGACGCGTACCGGCTCGCTGTGGCCGATGACGTTCGGCCTGGCCTGTTGTGCCGTAGAGATGATGCACGCAGGTGCAGCCCGCTACGACCTGGACCGCTTCGGTATCGTGTTCCGACCAAGCCCGCGTCAGTCTGACCTGATGATTGTGGCTGGTACCCTGTGCAACAAGATGGCACCCGCCTTGCGCAAGGTTTACGACCAGATGGCCGAGCCGCGCTGGGTAATCTCCATGGGTTCCTGTGCCAACGGTGGTGGCTACTACCACTATTCTTATTCTGTCGTGCGCGGCTGCGACCGCATCGTGCCGGTAGATGTCTATGTTCCAGGCTGTCCTCCTACTGCAGAAGCCCTGCTGTACGGCATCATTCAGCTGCAGAACAAGATCAAGCGTACCAACACCATCGCCCGCTGA
- a CDS encoding NADH-quinone oxidoreductase subunit C, with translation MSLKMEELKSAVEQVLGDKLVSAKIALDELTIVCKSADTLSVMTSLRDNAALSFEQCIDICGMDYSTYKDEPQDGPRFAVVYHLLSLTHNTRIRVRIFAEDDSFPVVPSVNDIWSAANWFEREAFDLFGIVFEGHPDLRRLLTDYGFVGHPFRKDFPVSGHVEMRYDAAQQRVIYQPVTIEPREITPRIVREENYGG, from the coding sequence ATGTCATTGAAAATGGAAGAGCTCAAGTCGGCGGTTGAACAGGTGCTCGGCGACAAGCTGGTTAGCGCCAAAATCGCGCTGGACGAGCTAACGATTGTCTGTAAATCCGCTGATACGCTCTCTGTGATGACTTCGCTGCGTGACAACGCTGCGCTGTCGTTTGAGCAGTGCATCGACATCTGCGGTATGGACTACAGCACCTATAAAGACGAGCCACAAGATGGCCCGCGCTTTGCCGTTGTCTACCACCTGCTTTCCCTGACGCATAACACCCGCATCCGTGTGCGCATTTTTGCCGAGGACGACAGCTTCCCTGTTGTGCCTAGCGTGAATGACATCTGGTCTGCGGCCAACTGGTTCGAGCGCGAAGCATTCGACCTGTTCGGTATCGTTTTCGAAGGCCATCCGGACCTGCGCCGCCTGCTGACCGACTACGGTTTTGTCGGCCACCCGTTCCGCAAGGATTTCCCGGTGTCTGGTCATGTGGAAATGCGCTATGACGCAGCCCAGCAGCGAGTCATCTACCAGCCTGTAACCATCGAGCCGCGCGAAATTACGCCGCGTATCGTCCGCGAGGAGAACTACGGTGGCTGA
- a CDS encoding NADH-quinone oxidoreductase subunit D has product MAEIRNYTLNFGPQHPAAHGVLRLVLELDGEVVQRADPHIGLLHRGTEKLAESKTFIQSLPYMDRLDYVSMMCNEHAYCLAIEKLMGIEVPERAQYIRVMFAEITRVLNHLLWIGAHSIDIGAMTMFLYAFREREDLMDCYEAVSGARLHAAYFRPGGVYRDLPDSMPQYKASKIRNAKEIARLNATRAGTMLDFIEDFTQRFPACIDDYETLLTDNRIWKQRTVNIGIVTPERAKNLGMTGPMLRGSGIAWDLRKTQPYDVYDRMDFDVPVGVTGDCYDRYLVRVEEMRQSNRIIAQCVQWLKANPGPVITDNHKVAPPSREGMKSNMEELIHHFKLFTEGMHVPEGEAYAAVEHPKGEFGIYLVSDGANKPYRLKIRAPGYAHLASLDEMSRGHMIADVVAIIGTQDIVFGEIDR; this is encoded by the coding sequence GTGGCTGAAATCCGTAACTACACGCTGAACTTTGGTCCACAGCACCCGGCCGCGCACGGTGTTTTGCGTCTGGTTCTGGAGCTGGATGGTGAAGTGGTACAGCGTGCCGACCCGCATATCGGCCTGCTGCATCGCGGCACCGAGAAGCTGGCGGAAAGCAAGACTTTCATCCAGTCCCTGCCATACATGGACCGTCTGGACTACGTGTCCATGATGTGTAACGAGCACGCTTACTGCCTGGCCATCGAAAAGCTGATGGGCATCGAAGTACCGGAGCGTGCGCAGTACATCCGTGTGATGTTTGCCGAAATCACCCGTGTGCTGAACCACTTGCTGTGGATCGGTGCACACTCCATCGATATCGGCGCCATGACCATGTTCCTGTACGCTTTCCGCGAGCGTGAGGACCTGATGGACTGCTACGAGGCCGTATCGGGTGCCCGCCTGCACGCAGCGTACTTCCGCCCGGGTGGTGTGTATCGCGACCTGCCGGACAGCATGCCACAGTACAAGGCTTCCAAGATCCGCAATGCCAAAGAAATCGCGCGCCTGAACGCAACCCGTGCCGGCACCATGCTCGATTTCATCGAAGACTTCACCCAGCGCTTCCCGGCTTGTATCGATGATTACGAAACCCTGCTGACAGATAACCGTATCTGGAAACAGCGTACCGTAAACATCGGTATCGTTACCCCTGAGCGCGCCAAGAACCTGGGCATGACCGGCCCGATGCTGCGTGGCTCCGGTATCGCTTGGGATCTGCGCAAGACCCAGCCGTACGATGTATACGACCGTATGGACTTCGACGTGCCGGTTGGCGTAACAGGCGACTGCTACGACCGCTATCTGGTGCGCGTGGAAGAAATGCGCCAGTCCAACCGCATCATCGCGCAGTGCGTGCAATGGCTGAAAGCCAACCCGGGTCCGGTGATTACCGATAACCACAAGGTGGCACCGCCTAGCCGTGAAGGCATGAAGTCGAATATGGAAGAGCTGATCCATCACTTCAAGCTGTTCACCGAAGGCATGCACGTACCGGAAGGCGAAGCTTACGCTGCGGTAGAGCATCCAAAAGGCGAGTTCGGTATCTATCTGGTGTCCGATGGCGCGAACAAGCCATACCGCCTGAAGATTCGTGCCCCTGGCTATGCCCACCTGGCCAGCCTGGATGAAATGTCGCGTGGCCATATGATTGCCGACGTGGTGGCCATCATTGGTACTCAGGATATCGTGTTTGGGGAGATTGACCGCTGA
- the nuoE gene encoding NADH-quinone oxidoreductase subunit NuoE yields MLSAESLAKIDRELAKYPADQFRSAAMSALRIALTERRETGATPEERCLNADVIEFVANYIGIPPVAAYEVATFYNMYDMKPVGKYKITVCTNLPCALQGGVNAAQYISGKLGIALGETSADGKYTLLEGECMGACGDAPVLLLNNHKMCSFMTPEAIDKKLAELE; encoded by the coding sequence ATGTTATCCGCAGAATCGCTAGCCAAGATTGATCGCGAACTGGCCAAGTACCCAGCCGATCAATTCCGTTCCGCGGCCATGTCGGCGCTGCGCATTGCGCTGACCGAACGTCGTGAAACGGGGGCAACGCCAGAAGAGCGTTGCCTGAATGCAGACGTGATCGAGTTCGTGGCCAACTACATCGGCATTCCGCCGGTAGCGGCCTACGAAGTGGCCACGTTCTACAACATGTACGACATGAAGCCGGTAGGCAAGTACAAGATCACGGTCTGTACCAACCTGCCATGCGCGCTGCAAGGCGGCGTGAATGCTGCCCAGTACATCTCCGGCAAGCTGGGTATCGCCCTGGGCGAAACCAGTGCCGACGGCAAGTACACCTTGCTGGAAGGGGAGTGCATGGGTGCTTGTGGTGATGCACCGGTACTGCTGCTGAACAACCACAAGATGTGCAGCTTCATGACCCCTGAAGCCATCGATAAAAAACTGGCGGAGTTGGAATAA
- the nuoF gene encoding NADH-quinone oxidoreductase subunit NuoF, translated as MAVFVNGVIFEGVDTHAPDCWRIDAYMARGGYQALKKILEANMPQEDVIAEVKNSGLRGRGGAGFPTGLKWSFMPRSFPGDKYVVCNTDEGEPGTFKDRDILLYNPHALIEGMIIAGYAMGCKAGYNYIHGEIFEAYELFEEALDEARKAGFLGEKILGTDFSFDLFAHHGYGAYICGEETALLESLEGKKGQPRFKPPFPASFGLYGKPTTINNTESFASVPFIIRDGGQKFLEAGKPNNGGTKLFSISGHVNRPGNYEIPLGTPFATLLEMAGGMKDGKKLKAVIPGGSSAPVLPGDVMMGLTMDYDSISKAGSMLGSGAVIVMNEDVCMVKALERLAYFYHEESCGQCTPCREGTGWLYKVIHRIANGEGRPGDLELLDSVGNNMAGRTICALADAAVFPVRSFTKHFRNEFEYLIEHKKSLVDHKWC; from the coding sequence ATGGCAGTCTTCGTCAATGGTGTGATTTTCGAGGGGGTGGATACCCACGCCCCGGATTGCTGGCGCATCGATGCCTATATGGCTCGTGGCGGCTACCAGGCGCTGAAAAAGATCCTGGAAGCCAATATGCCGCAGGAAGACGTGATTGCCGAGGTGAAAAACTCCGGCCTTCGCGGTCGCGGCGGCGCTGGTTTCCCTACCGGTCTGAAGTGGAGCTTCATGCCGCGTTCCTTCCCGGGTGACAAGTACGTCGTCTGCAATACAGATGAGGGCGAACCGGGCACCTTCAAGGACCGCGACATCTTGCTGTACAACCCGCACGCGCTGATCGAAGGCATGATCATCGCCGGCTACGCCATGGGTTGCAAAGCCGGTTACAACTACATTCACGGTGAAATCTTCGAAGCTTACGAGCTGTTCGAAGAGGCGCTGGACGAAGCACGCAAGGCCGGCTTCCTGGGTGAAAAAATCCTGGGTACCGACTTCAGCTTCGACCTGTTCGCCCACCACGGCTACGGTGCCTATATCTGTGGCGAGGAAACCGCGCTGCTCGAATCGCTGGAAGGCAAAAAAGGCCAGCCGCGCTTCAAGCCGCCATTCCCGGCCAGCTTCGGCCTGTACGGCAAACCCACCACCATCAACAACACCGAATCGTTTGCGTCGGTGCCGTTCATCATTCGCGACGGCGGCCAGAAATTCCTGGAAGCCGGCAAGCCGAATAACGGTGGTACCAAGCTGTTCTCGATCTCCGGCCATGTCAATCGTCCGGGTAACTACGAGATTCCGCTGGGCACCCCGTTTGCCACCTTGCTGGAAATGGCGGGCGGCATGAAAGACGGCAAGAAGCTGAAAGCGGTCATCCCGGGTGGTTCGTCTGCTCCGGTTCTGCCTGGCGACGTGATGATGGGCCTGACCATGGATTACGACAGCATCTCCAAAGCCGGCTCCATGCTGGGTTCGGGTGCCGTAATCGTGATGAACGAAGATGTCTGCATGGTAAAAGCGCTGGAGCGTCTGGCTTACTTCTACCATGAAGAATCTTGCGGCCAGTGCACGCCGTGCCGCGAAGGCACCGGCTGGCTGTACAAGGTCATCCATCGCATTGCCAACGGCGAAGGCCGCCCAGGCGATCTTGAGTTGCTGGACTCGGTAGGCAACAACATGGCTGGTCGCACCATCTGCGCCCTGGCCGATGCCGCTGTGTTCCCGGTTCGTAGCTTCACCAAACACTTCCGCAATGAGTTCGAGTACCTCATCGAGCACAAGAAGTCTTTGGTGGATCACAAATGGTGTTGA